One genomic window of Punica granatum isolate Tunisia-2019 chromosome 1, ASM765513v2, whole genome shotgun sequence includes the following:
- the LOC116197918 gene encoding uncharacterized protein LOC116197918: protein MGLLLQEDQSLELYPELTDLSAFTDNFTHPHLLHMIMLVWNCSEATNHNFRRTVLDLVSAHRPNILLLTEIRVDGERVAAIARSLPFNHFHCTKMIGFSASRLANHSHRQTGDSCLG from the exons ATGGGACTCTTGCTTCAAGAG GATCAGAGCCTCGAGCTCTACCCGGAACTAACTGATTTGTCCGCCTTTACGGATAATTTCACTCACCCTCACTTGCTCCACATGATCATGCTGGTGTGGAACTGCAGTGAAGCGACGAATCATAACTTTCGAAGGACTGTCCTGGATTTGGTCAGTGCTCACCGACCGAATATACTACTGCTCACGGAGATCAGAGTGGATGGAGAGCGAGTTGCTGCCATAGCAAGATCGCTGCCCTTCAATCATTTTCACTGCACTAAAATGATCGGATTCTCAGCGAGTCGACTTGCGAATCATAGCCACCGCCAAACAGGAGATTCATGCCTTGGTTGA